One Rosa chinensis cultivar Old Blush chromosome 5, RchiOBHm-V2, whole genome shotgun sequence genomic region harbors:
- the LOC112203373 gene encoding glycine-rich cell wall structural protein 1.8-like: MGLGIGPMGTAATGRGEEEGGGIDTGGESGASEEEVGGSGRTSSLARGWVGRQRELVRREGGGGGDEGGGEGDGGCGEGGGVGGGEETGSEGEGEDTEEEGEGDEVKGGLGREKDKSTLDVGVDGSGGKGIGPGWWPNDETIELD; the protein is encoded by the coding sequence ATGGGACTGGGAATAGGGCCGATGGGTACGGCAGCCACGGGAAGAGGtgaggaagaaggaggagggATAGACACGGGAGGAGAAAGCGGCGCCAGTGAGGAAGAAGTAGGAGGGTCAGGAAGGACATCGTCGCTGGCCAGAGGATGGGTCGGACGACAACGGGAGTTAGTACGgagagaaggaggtggtggaggtgatgaGGGCGGTGGCGAAGGGGATGGTGGCTGCGGCGAAGGCGGTGGTGTCGGTGGCGGAGAAGAAACGGGgtcagaaggagaaggagaggacacggaagaggaaggagaaggagatgaaGTCAAAGGAGGACTGGGAAGAGAAAAAGATAAGTCAACATTAGATGTAGGGGTGGACGGGTCTGGGGGCAAGGGAATTGGGCCAGGTTGGTGGCCTAATGATGAGACAATAGAACTGGACTGA